Below is a window of Allomuricauda ruestringensis DSM 13258 DNA.
GTAATTTTGCCCTCCAAAGGGATTTATTTTCCGTATTTGGTTAAAAGTATGGAGTTTACGTATAGCATACCATTCCTAGTATTGTTTGCAACGTGCAAACTGAGGTTATTTAAGAACACATCCTATTCTAATCAATGAGAATCATTATTGCAGGTGCTGGTGAAGTTGGATTTCATTTGGCCAAATTATTGTCCTACGAAGCACAGGAAATCACTTTGATTGATACCGATAAGGAAAGACTGTCCTATGCCGATAACCATTTGGATATCCGAGTACTTCGGGGCGATGCCACATCTATCCAAGTATTGCAGGATGCGCAAGTCGATGGCTCCGATCTAGTAATCGCGGTAACAGCATCGGAAACTACCAACTTGACCCTTTGTGTACTTGCAAAGCAATTGGGTTGCAAACGTACCATGGCCAGAATTTCCAATACGGAATTCATGGACAATCGAGATATTATCAAGTTTGAGCAATTGGGAATTGATGAATTGATTTCCCCGGAGCGCTTGGCGGCCACGGAAATTCAGTTAATGCTCAACCAATCCGCCTTTAACGATACCTATCAATTTGAAGAAGGTCTGCTCACCATGTTCGGAGTAATCCTGCCCAAAACCGCACCATTTGTAGGGAAGATGGTAAAAGAGGCAGCCCGAATTTTTCCAGAACTCAATTTTATGCCCATCGCATTACAGCGAAAAGGAACCCAATTTACTTTGATTCCAAGGGGTGATACCGTTTTTAAAGAAGGCGATCAGGTGTATTTTATTACTTCGGATAAAGGAGTGGAAGAGTTGTACAAGCTTTCTGGGATGCAAAAACAGGAAATCAAGAATGTAATGATTCTTGGTGGGAGCAAGGTTGGTTATAAAACAGCAAGGGATCTCTGCAACAAAAAATTCAATGTAAAACTGATCGAAAAGAACAAGGAAAAAGCATTTGATATTGCGGATGAGCTACCGCATGCCCTTGTAATAAACGGAGATGGGCGTAATGTAGAGCTTTTGGAGGAAGAAAACCTGGAATCCATGGACGCCTTTATTGCCGTTACGGGGAATTCCGAGACCAATATAATGTCCTGTTTGGTAGCCAAGAGCAAAAAAATCAAGAAAACCATTGCCTTGGTGGAGAACATGGACTATTTTCAATTGTCCCACTCCATTGGGGT
It encodes the following:
- the trkA gene encoding Trk system potassium transporter TrkA codes for the protein MRIIIAGAGEVGFHLAKLLSYEAQEITLIDTDKERLSYADNHLDIRVLRGDATSIQVLQDAQVDGSDLVIAVTASETTNLTLCVLAKQLGCKRTMARISNTEFMDNRDIIKFEQLGIDELISPERLAATEIQLMLNQSAFNDTYQFEEGLLTMFGVILPKTAPFVGKMVKEAARIFPELNFMPIALQRKGTQFTLIPRGDTVFKEGDQVYFITSDKGVEELYKLSGMQKQEIKNVMILGGSKVGYKTARDLCNKKFNVKLIEKNKEKAFDIADELPHALVINGDGRNVELLEEENLESMDAFIAVTGNSETNIMSCLVAKSKKIKKTIALVENMDYFQLSHSIGVDTLINKKLLAANSIFRYIRKGEVLALTRLNNLNAEILEFEVKATSLVNGELIRELNFPREASIGGVIRNGEGIIALGDFRIAQGDKVVVCCLPKAIPRIEKLFL